The Fusibacter sp. A1 genome has a segment encoding these proteins:
- a CDS encoding class I SAM-dependent methyltransferase: protein MESEKIIRENHDVLTMLDELLEEREQQWWDDFYKNRNRKVPFFKDCPDDNLVKLIDSLDEKPKSALDIGCGNGRNSLYLKSHKIKVTGIDISKESIQWASEKNDKNDPTKAEFETVSFFDFKPPVTHYDFIYDSGCLHHIKPHRRPEYLAKIASLLPADGLFALNCFNLMVGANLSDYDVYRNNSMSGGLGYSKEKLTSILEDHFKIISFEQMTSNNNDKTMNLDILWYVIMKRKD, encoded by the coding sequence ATGGAAAGCGAAAAAATCATACGTGAAAATCATGATGTTTTAACGATGTTGGATGAACTCTTAGAGGAAAGGGAACAACAGTGGTGGGATGATTTTTATAAAAATCGAAACAGGAAGGTTCCATTTTTTAAGGATTGTCCAGACGACAACCTGGTGAAGCTTATCGACTCCTTGGATGAAAAGCCGAAAAGCGCCCTAGATATCGGTTGCGGCAACGGAAGAAACTCCCTCTACCTTAAAAGTCATAAAATCAAGGTAACAGGAATCGATATTTCAAAAGAATCCATTCAGTGGGCAAGCGAAAAGAACGATAAGAATGACCCGACAAAGGCAGAATTTGAAACTGTTTCTTTTTTTGACTTTAAGCCGCCTGTGACTCACTACGACTTTATTTACGACAGCGGCTGCTTGCACCATATCAAGCCCCATCGAAGACCCGAATACCTAGCAAAGATAGCATCCTTACTGCCTGCAGATGGCCTATTTGCGCTGAACTGCTTTAACCTTATGGTTGGAGCGAACCTATCCGATTATGACGTCTATCGAAACAATAGCATGAGCGGTGGCTTAGGTTACTCAAAAGAGAAACTGACGAGCATACTCGAAGATCATTTCAAAATCATCAGCTTTGAGCAGATGACAAGTAACAATAATGATAAGACCATGAACCTAGACATCTTATGGTATGTTATCATGAAACGAAAAGACTGA
- a CDS encoding sensor histidine kinase KdpD: MKIIDVCIALTVFIVLVILFLLATPLKYPLSVLIVALLLLQGYKTHWIKGALQSEMVSLSDQVQSLIDGKEIESGAVASDDLVSKLQHQMLKFSDQIRVMQRKETDERTRLQALIGDISHQLKTPLTNMKMYQSLFLETNEDAFLEKIIRQTEKLEWLVESLMKLSRIESGCIDVTVKNENINLTLLDVISQVHLKASNKDIMIDYKPEDILIRHDKKWSTEAIFNVVDNAVKYSQRQTKICLKVTENEMFHTVLVKDEGIGVSSEEVNHVFKRFYRSDTADDQEGIGLGLYLAQEIMRKQGGYIYCKPCRIGSEFHLNFRK, from the coding sequence ATGAAAATTATTGACGTTTGCATCGCCTTAACGGTTTTTATTGTTCTCGTGATTTTGTTTTTACTCGCAACGCCGCTGAAGTACCCTTTAAGTGTCCTTATTGTGGCGCTTTTGCTACTACAGGGCTATAAGACACATTGGATCAAGGGAGCGCTTCAGAGCGAGATGGTATCCTTGAGTGATCAAGTGCAAAGCCTGATCGATGGCAAGGAAATCGAATCGGGTGCGGTGGCATCAGATGACCTAGTGTCGAAGCTGCAACATCAAATGCTGAAGTTCAGTGACCAAATAAGGGTCATGCAGCGTAAGGAAACGGACGAAAGAACACGTCTACAGGCGCTTATCGGAGACATATCCCACCAGCTTAAAACGCCACTGACCAATATGAAGATGTATCAGAGTCTTTTTTTAGAAACGAATGAAGATGCGTTTTTAGAAAAAATCATCAGGCAGACTGAAAAACTGGAGTGGCTTGTCGAATCCCTGATGAAGCTTTCTAGAATCGAGTCGGGATGTATCGATGTGACTGTGAAAAATGAGAACATCAACCTGACTCTCTTAGACGTGATTAGTCAGGTTCACCTAAAAGCGAGTAACAAGGACATCATGATTGATTATAAGCCTGAGGATATCCTGATAAGACATGATAAGAAATGGAGTACGGAAGCGATTTTTAATGTGGTGGACAATGCTGTGAAATACAGTCAACGCCAGACTAAAATTTGCTTGAAAGTGACGGAAAACGAAATGTTTCACACCGTACTTGTAAAAGACGAAGGCATAGGTGTCTCATCAGAAGAGGTCAACCATGTATTCAAGCGATTCTACCGGTCAGATACTGCAGATGATCAGGAGGGAATCGGACTTGGACTGTATCTTGCGCAAGAAATCATGCGAAAGCAGGGGGGATACATCTATTGCAAGCCTTGCAGGATAGGCAGTGAGTTTCATTTGAACTTTAGGAAGTAA
- a CDS encoding VOC family protein gives MLNLGSTYLIVKDMEQSIAFYEALLQMKASVLRYDRWTEFNFSGHCIALLNPKYDEELIDSKSDVQVHYNRAYIEHLRRKTVYGNNIVLNFYIDDLNEEYKRIKELNIGKLSDIMYINISSPYYHFIVDDPDGNTIEITGSYTEQ, from the coding sequence ATGCTTAATTTAGGTTCAACTTATCTTATTGTGAAGGACATGGAACAATCAATCGCGTTTTATGAAGCCTTGCTGCAAATGAAGGCGTCTGTGCTGAGATACGACCGATGGACAGAGTTTAATTTCAGTGGACACTGCATAGCCTTACTCAATCCCAAATACGATGAAGAGCTGATCGATTCCAAAAGTGATGTACAAGTGCATTATAACCGTGCATACATCGAACATTTAAGAAGAAAAACGGTATACGGAAACAATATTGTCCTGAACTTTTACATCGACGATCTGAACGAGGAATATAAGAGAATCAAAGAACTGAATATTGGCAAGCTATCGGATATCATGTACATCAACATCTCATCGCCTTATTATCATTTTATCGTCGATGACCCTGATGGAAACACCATCGAGATCACTGGGAGCTATACTGAGCAATAG
- a CDS encoding M20/M25/M40 family metallo-hydrolase yields MNKKFLETLIKCPSPSGDEVAIQKLWMNELKPYAHKMETDFSGNAIAILNPEAAFKVLLAGHCDEIAFMVQYIDDKGFVYVNRAGGINPKLALGSRVRIYGKEVVKGVVSVNAEHKGGEKGEIKVEDLTIDCGASSKDAIKELVSVGDYVIYDMDYDYLLNNTMSARALDNRSGAFIVGEVIKALSKEDLNVGVYGVSTVNEETTAGGAHFATAQIQPDMAIACDVTFATDGPGANLKKDGDVKLGGGPVISYGSQINFKINDMIKATAKKYEHKLQFELTPNRTGTDADRMRFTGKGVPVALISLPLRYMHSPSEVVSLDDIQEEINLLVNMIKDMTGKENLKPLE; encoded by the coding sequence ATGAATAAGAAATTTTTAGAAACACTGATCAAATGCCCGTCGCCATCTGGGGACGAGGTGGCTATACAGAAGCTTTGGATGAATGAACTTAAACCTTATGCCCATAAAATGGAGACAGACTTCTCAGGAAACGCGATCGCTATTTTGAATCCGGAGGCGGCCTTCAAGGTCTTATTGGCAGGGCACTGTGATGAGATTGCGTTTATGGTTCAATACATCGACGATAAGGGCTTTGTCTATGTCAACCGTGCAGGTGGCATCAACCCGAAACTTGCCCTAGGCAGCCGTGTTAGGATCTATGGAAAAGAAGTCGTTAAGGGTGTGGTTTCTGTCAATGCTGAGCATAAAGGAGGCGAAAAGGGAGAGATCAAAGTCGAGGATCTGACGATCGATTGTGGAGCGTCTTCAAAAGACGCTATCAAAGAACTTGTAAGTGTAGGCGACTATGTCATTTACGATATGGATTATGACTATCTGCTGAATAATACGATGTCTGCCCGTGCCCTAGACAACCGGTCTGGTGCCTTTATCGTTGGCGAAGTGATCAAAGCGCTTTCGAAAGAAGATTTGAACGTGGGAGTGTACGGTGTAAGTACCGTCAATGAAGAAACCACAGCAGGTGGTGCACATTTTGCTACTGCACAGATTCAACCCGATATGGCGATTGCTTGTGATGTGACCTTTGCAACAGATGGACCAGGTGCCAACCTTAAAAAGGATGGCGATGTCAAACTTGGCGGCGGTCCTGTTATTTCATATGGGTCACAAATCAATTTTAAGATCAACGACATGATCAAGGCGACTGCGAAAAAATATGAACACAAACTGCAATTTGAATTGACGCCAAATCGCACAGGAACCGATGCGGACAGAATGCGTTTTACCGGCAAGGGTGTACCTGTTGCCCTTATCTCTCTACCCCTGCGCTATATGCACTCCCCTAGCGAAGTGGTCAGCTTAGACGATATTCAAGAAGAGATCAATTTACTTGTAAACATGATCAAAGACATGACTGGTAAAGAAAATCTGAAGCCGCTTGAGTAA
- a CDS encoding ABC transporter permease: protein MIKNNNSSIINKMIINSLINHKARSVMTMLSVILTCVLLTSAFTITASLIDSSEKSMALQVGSSAHGGFKRLTEQQVDLLKDHHLVKAYGVSTILGIVEDERLIKRSIEVRTMDENYRRQAFVSVDGDLPVAKDEIILDTITLDLLDLPHEPGQNVTLQLQIGDEVNSYDLKLIGVYEGNIYSHTSFLIMSEAFKASVVTDGIGPNMLGANDLGIEFANKFNTSNKFEKMISDKGMNPDEIKYGTNWAYVGDISHIQIKDLISYGLLIGMLMMSGYLIIYNIYLIAVQKDINYYGLLKTVGTTQKQIKKIVFGQAMYLLILSLPVGLAIGYFFGVKFTPLVLETLNLQTIKISFNGLIFLVSGVLTTLTVLLSCAIPAKVASGVSPIEAVKSVEVNYKYVKQSKRRKQGNRIHQMAWQNLFRVKRKAIMVVMSLSLSLLVLNGALMLVASVDPKEHLDRIIGSDYLIGNAQYFTYNNDGRTLSDSLLDDIDELGVVTHAFSVEEHIVRLADQTLDIEVYHADTFVLEKLTDYVIKGEIGTSLEPDQIVIDSLFFDDEGRKEVPVKLGDSLQIEGKEYEIVAVVDELPLYLYDQSYTSGTLQGFIHSDDTVPAMTVMVEGDMESSKEALLKMYPYIVIKSRFDYIEEIKGFLTMIRMVGYSLSGILALIGIMNFINMTSTGILVRKREFAVMQSVGMTSSQLKGMLYFEGLYVLLLAVGVTTVLSIPLGMMVVGKVMFRQGLPLVGLCVIYYVIVASVPRFSFKVFNSDSLMQRLNVVE from the coding sequence ATGATTAAAAACAATAATTCCTCAATCATCAACAAGATGATCATCAATAGCCTGATCAACCATAAGGCGAGGTCTGTGATGACCATGCTTTCGGTCATCCTGACCTGTGTGCTGTTGACCAGTGCGTTCACAATTACTGCGAGTTTGATCGATTCAAGTGAAAAATCAATGGCGCTTCAAGTAGGATCAAGCGCTCATGGTGGATTCAAGCGGTTAACGGAGCAGCAGGTAGATTTGCTTAAGGACCATCACCTTGTTAAAGCCTATGGTGTTTCGACCATCTTGGGTATAGTGGAGGATGAGCGCTTAATCAAGCGGTCGATTGAAGTCAGAACGATGGATGAAAACTATAGGAGACAAGCCTTTGTTAGTGTGGATGGGGATCTGCCTGTAGCAAAGGATGAAATCATTCTTGATACGATCACTTTGGATTTATTGGATTTGCCTCATGAACCTGGTCAAAACGTCACACTCCAATTGCAGATTGGCGATGAAGTCAATTCGTATGATTTGAAGCTTATCGGGGTATATGAAGGGAACATCTATAGCCACACCAGCTTTTTGATCATGTCCGAGGCATTTAAGGCAAGTGTCGTCACGGATGGAATCGGACCAAACATGCTGGGTGCCAATGATTTAGGTATTGAGTTCGCAAATAAGTTCAATACATCAAATAAGTTTGAGAAGATGATCAGCGACAAGGGGATGAACCCTGATGAAATAAAGTATGGTACGAACTGGGCATATGTTGGCGATATCAGTCATATTCAAATAAAGGATTTAATCTCCTATGGCTTATTGATAGGCATGTTGATGATGAGCGGCTATCTTATTATCTATAACATTTACCTGATTGCCGTACAAAAGGATATCAATTACTACGGCTTGCTGAAAACAGTAGGTACCACTCAGAAGCAAATTAAAAAAATAGTATTTGGACAAGCGATGTATCTGTTGATACTCAGCCTACCTGTAGGTCTTGCCATCGGCTACTTTTTTGGTGTGAAATTCACACCTCTTGTCCTTGAAACTTTGAATCTTCAGACCATAAAAATCTCCTTCAATGGCTTGATTTTTCTTGTGTCGGGCGTTTTAACCACACTTACGGTACTGCTCAGCTGTGCCATTCCCGCTAAAGTCGCATCGGGAGTTTCGCCGATTGAGGCTGTCAAATCAGTCGAGGTAAACTATAAGTATGTGAAGCAAAGCAAACGGAGAAAACAAGGCAATAGAATCCATCAGATGGCATGGCAGAATCTTTTTAGGGTCAAAAGAAAAGCGATTATGGTGGTCATGTCTTTAAGCTTAAGTCTTCTAGTGCTGAATGGCGCACTCATGCTAGTGGCCAGTGTGGACCCCAAGGAGCATTTAGACCGCATTATCGGTTCGGATTACCTTATTGGTAATGCCCAGTATTTTACTTACAATAATGATGGAAGAACACTTTCTGATTCGTTACTAGATGATATTGATGAACTGGGAGTCGTAACGCATGCCTTTTCAGTAGAGGAGCATATCGTCAGACTTGCGGACCAAACACTTGATATAGAAGTCTACCATGCGGATACGTTTGTTCTAGAAAAATTGACTGATTATGTGATAAAAGGAGAAATCGGAACCTCGCTTGAACCTGATCAGATTGTAATAGACAGCTTGTTTTTTGATGATGAAGGTAGGAAAGAGGTGCCGGTTAAGTTGGGTGATAGCCTTCAAATAGAAGGAAAAGAATACGAAATCGTTGCAGTGGTAGACGAACTGCCCTTATACCTGTACGATCAAAGTTATACCTCGGGCACGCTACAAGGGTTTATCCATTCGGACGATACTGTACCTGCGATGACTGTCATGGTAGAAGGGGATATGGAATCTTCCAAAGAGGCACTTTTAAAAATGTACCCGTATATCGTGATAAAATCAAGGTTTGACTACATTGAAGAAATCAAGGGATTCCTTACGATGATAAGAATGGTCGGCTACAGCTTAAGCGGCATTTTGGCACTGATTGGAATCATGAATTTCATCAATATGACAAGTACGGGCATACTGGTTAGAAAACGCGAGTTCGCTGTGATGCAGTCCGTAGGCATGACCAGCAGTCAGCTAAAAGGTATGCTGTACTTTGAAGGGCTTTATGTGCTGCTACTTGCTGTGGGTGTGACAACCGTCCTATCGATACCGCTAGGCATGATGGTGGTCGGCAAGGTCATGTTCAGGCAGGGGCTGCCTCTTGTCGGTTTATGCGTCATCTATTATGTGATTGTCGCATCTGTACCTAGATTCAGCTTTAAAGTGTTTAACAGTGACAGTCTCATGCAAAGACTTAACGTTGTAGAATAG
- a CDS encoding response regulator transcription factor — protein MAKILIVEDDLDINDGLTYALSKEGHFVVQSFGKEVINDFNYDLAILDVNLPGTDGFTLSKCFKCPILFLTAKNLEEDMLNGFSLGCEDYITKPFSLPVLKERVNVIIRRNTRTSTYAIKGLSYDKDRCQLEIDSAPVKLTKREHQILSYLIAARGKVVTKGMLLEGIWDVDGEFVNEGTVSVTVNRLRKKMDPDGRWIQTIFGIGYKWSESNENY, from the coding sequence ATGGCTAAAATCTTAATTGTTGAAGATGATTTGGATATAAACGACGGCCTGACCTATGCCCTTTCGAAAGAAGGGCATTTTGTCGTTCAGAGTTTTGGAAAAGAGGTCATCAACGACTTCAACTACGATCTTGCGATACTCGATGTCAATCTGCCTGGAACAGACGGATTCACACTTTCAAAATGTTTCAAGTGCCCGATTCTGTTCTTAACGGCAAAGAACTTGGAAGAGGACATGTTAAATGGATTTAGTCTAGGATGTGAGGATTATATCACCAAACCCTTCTCACTGCCTGTATTAAAGGAGAGGGTGAATGTGATCATAAGGAGAAACACCCGGACGAGCACTTATGCGATTAAAGGACTAAGCTATGATAAGGATAGGTGTCAACTTGAAATTGACAGTGCACCTGTAAAACTTACAAAGCGGGAGCACCAGATCTTAAGCTATCTGATTGCGGCGCGTGGCAAGGTTGTAACCAAAGGCATGCTGCTGGAAGGCATATGGGATGTGGACGGAGAGTTTGTCAATGAGGGGACGGTGAGTGTGACGGTCAACCGACTTCGTAAGAAGATGGACCCTGACGGTAGATGGATTCAAACGATCTTTGGCATCGGATATAAATGGAGCGAATCAAATGAAAATTATTGA
- a CDS encoding DUF402 domain-containing protein, which translates to MDKKSIQVQSYKHDGKLHYEWGSNIYKEDHEKVILIGLPGRVLNHHTKGRDFILNSVCVEVFYFKEYFNCFFNLNEEGGLEYYVNIGLPIEYENKIITYIDLDVDLEKSADGSWKVVDEDEFLVNQRLYGYSDELVKKVESTRDELLRRIECSEYPFDGTYEKMLINYCEKELDNSMCQMVSTSQRHAFGIKWNLF; encoded by the coding sequence ATGGATAAGAAAAGCATACAGGTTCAGTCCTACAAACATGACGGTAAATTGCACTATGAATGGGGATCGAATATATATAAAGAAGATCATGAGAAAGTAATCTTGATAGGTCTGCCAGGCAGAGTGCTCAATCATCATACTAAGGGACGCGATTTCATCTTAAACAGCGTTTGCGTCGAGGTCTTTTACTTTAAGGAGTATTTTAACTGTTTTTTCAACCTGAATGAGGAAGGCGGACTCGAGTACTACGTCAACATAGGACTGCCTATAGAATATGAAAATAAAATCATAACCTATATCGACTTGGATGTCGACTTGGAAAAAAGTGCTGACGGCAGCTGGAAAGTAGTTGATGAGGATGAATTTCTTGTGAATCAGAGGCTATATGGTTATAGCGATGAGTTGGTCAAAAAGGTTGAATCGACTAGAGATGAATTGCTCAGAAGGATTGAATGTTCTGAGTACCCTTTTGACGGTACCTATGAAAAGATGTTGATCAATTATTGTGAAAAGGAATTAGACAATAGCATGTGTCAGATGGTATCGACTTCCCAGCGACACGCGTTTGGTATTAAATGGAATTTATTTTAA
- a CDS encoding methionine ABC transporter ATP-binding protein, whose product MITVNRVSKEYRTIHQKVQAVKDVTLTIEKGEIFGIIGLSGAGKSTLIRLINGLEGSDSGSIGVDDVIINELTESQLNGKRKEIGMIFQHFNLLSSRDVLENVMFPLEIDGMKRDAAKRKAIELLERVGLGDKVQARISQLSGGQKQRVAIARALVNQPKVLLCDEATSALDPKTTLEILALLKELRDQFGLTIMLITHQMEVIESICDKVAFMENGSINHIESLNKGTKENERLKIITDDFFKIKAS is encoded by the coding sequence ATGATTACCGTAAACAGGGTTTCAAAAGAGTATAGAACGATCCATCAGAAGGTGCAGGCTGTAAAGGATGTCACACTGACGATTGAAAAGGGTGAAATATTCGGCATTATCGGACTAAGTGGAGCAGGCAAGTCGACGCTTATAAGATTGATCAACGGTCTTGAAGGTTCGGATTCGGGATCGATTGGTGTAGATGATGTCATCATCAATGAATTAACAGAATCGCAGCTGAATGGCAAGCGTAAAGAGATCGGGATGATCTTTCAGCACTTTAACCTTTTGTCTTCAAGAGATGTTCTGGAGAATGTGATGTTTCCCCTTGAAATCGACGGAATGAAAAGGGATGCTGCAAAGCGAAAAGCAATTGAACTATTAGAAAGAGTCGGACTTGGCGATAAGGTTCAGGCTCGCATCAGTCAGTTAAGTGGTGGGCAAAAGCAAAGGGTGGCGATTGCCCGGGCACTTGTCAATCAACCCAAAGTTCTGCTTTGCGATGAGGCGACCAGCGCGCTCGACCCTAAAACAACACTTGAGATCTTAGCGCTGCTTAAAGAGCTGAGAGATCAGTTTGGACTGACAATCATGCTGATCACACATCAGATGGAAGTGATTGAATCGATATGTGATAAGGTCGCATTTATGGAAAACGGATCTATCAACCATATTGAGTCCTTAAATAAGGGCACTAAAGAAAATGAGCGCTTGAAGATCATTACAGATGATTTCTTCAAAATCAAGGCGAGTTAG
- a CDS encoding GNAT family N-acetyltransferase, which produces MKTIESERLILREWSLSDVDDMYEYAANSLVGPNAGWKPHKDKEVSKTIIEMFIQSKEVYAIVLKTTGKVIGGIGLHKRTPDLILVDLNQREIGYVLNPAYWGRGLIPEAVNTLIEFGFKELKLDLIWCGHYKENLKSKRVNEKCGFNYQFKRVEEIKLLGEEREVHYYNIMRSNYSRC; this is translated from the coding sequence ATGAAAACTATTGAATCAGAAAGACTTATTTTAAGAGAATGGAGTTTGTCGGATGTGGACGATATGTATGAATATGCTGCTAACAGCCTAGTCGGTCCGAATGCAGGCTGGAAACCCCATAAGGATAAAGAGGTAAGTAAAACAATTATTGAAATGTTTATTCAAAGTAAAGAAGTTTACGCCATTGTGTTAAAAACTACAGGAAAAGTAATCGGTGGAATCGGACTACATAAGCGTACTCCAGATTTGATTCTTGTTGATCTAAATCAAAGAGAAATCGGTTATGTATTGAATCCTGCTTACTGGGGTAGAGGATTAATTCCTGAAGCCGTGAACACCTTAATCGAGTTTGGTTTTAAGGAGCTGAAGTTGGATTTGATCTGGTGCGGACATTACAAAGAAAACTTGAAATCAAAAAGAGTTAACGAGAAATGTGGATTCAACTATCAGTTTAAGCGAGTTGAAGAGATAAAGCTATTAGGTGAAGAACGGGAAGTACATTATTATAACATCATGAGATCGAATTACAGCAGGTGTTAA
- a CDS encoding ABC transporter ATP-binding protein, producing MILKTKQLKKHYSQSEHVVRALDGVDISIKKGEFVAVVGKSGSGKSTLLHMLGGLDKQTEGEVIIDNTSIKDMKPDELTVYRRRNIGFVFQSYNLIPTLNVYENVTLPLALDGVKVDEAHIETIFEMLGISDKIYSLPSHLSGGQQQRVAIARALATKPLILLADEPTGNLDSHTSQEVMGLLKLSSEKFNQTVVLITHNLEIAQMADRVVHIEDGKVV from the coding sequence ATGATACTAAAAACCAAGCAGTTGAAAAAGCATTATTCTCAATCGGAACATGTTGTCAGAGCACTTGATGGTGTTGATATTTCTATTAAAAAAGGTGAGTTTGTAGCAGTTGTCGGTAAGTCGGGCAGTGGTAAGAGTACACTCCTACATATGTTAGGCGGACTTGATAAGCAGACGGAGGGTGAGGTCATTATCGACAACACCTCGATCAAGGATATGAAACCGGATGAACTGACGGTTTACAGAAGACGCAATATCGGTTTTGTGTTTCAGAGCTACAATCTGATTCCGACGCTTAATGTTTATGAAAACGTGACACTCCCGCTTGCACTTGACGGTGTGAAGGTGGATGAGGCTCATATTGAAACTATTTTTGAGATGCTTGGCATTTCGGACAAGATCTACAGCTTGCCATCCCATTTGTCGGGTGGTCAACAGCAGCGTGTCGCGATTGCCAGGGCTCTGGCGACTAAGCCTTTGATTCTTTTAGCAGATGAGCCGACAGGCAACCTTGACAGCCACACAAGTCAGGAAGTGATGGGACTCCTTAAGCTGTCGAGTGAGAAGTTCAATCAAACGGTGGTCCTTATCACCCACAACTTAGAAATCGCTCAGATGGCGGACCGCGTTGTCCACATCGAAGATGGGAAGGTTGTCTGA
- a CDS encoding N-acetyltransferase: MLEYYREDEFYLLKNKTESVAAMILQWQDTIFWPEAKPAESGYLHKLCVRRDYAKTGLSTMMIEVAQMECAKKNVMKLRLDTGWQNTALRNLYEKNGFILYDQFVLDGRHEFARYEKRLEENVMIKKCTINELDEAVEFAFSKNQWVEERCRPFLVNEPVENIYADFKKYVETEFYDVLLQYDKDKLVGVTAIFWLVEDNYVSINRGIFAAKDYSVVAKRYLDYIQSNFKGYKYYINTAKEHQKSIDFYHAQGFELLEDAVLYKLDDFSGVSLISGMEELNTSNQDEIYTYLEPGITEDTYWNIERLKQQPEMFIIIGFFFDGLKGVIQARKYKNISVEIVGLEAEETQVKKDLMNALAKTCKDRGFKLIQLYTERQEEVQLGKELGYTYFDSNVCFLKKL; the protein is encoded by the coding sequence TTGCTTGAATACTACCGCGAGGATGAGTTCTACTTGTTAAAAAACAAAACCGAAAGCGTTGCCGCGATGATACTGCAGTGGCAGGACACGATCTTTTGGCCCGAAGCCAAACCAGCAGAATCCGGCTACCTGCATAAACTTTGTGTCAGAAGGGACTATGCGAAAACAGGACTCTCAACAATGATGATTGAAGTGGCGCAGATGGAATGTGCCAAGAAAAACGTGATGAAGCTGAGGCTCGATACAGGGTGGCAGAACACCGCTCTGAGAAACCTTTATGAAAAAAACGGCTTTATTCTCTATGACCAGTTTGTCTTAGACGGTCGGCATGAGTTTGCCAGATACGAGAAGCGGCTAGAGGAAAACGTGATGATAAAAAAGTGCACGATAAACGAGCTGGATGAAGCGGTTGAGTTCGCGTTTTCGAAAAATCAATGGGTAGAGGAAAGGTGCAGGCCCTTTTTAGTAAATGAGCCTGTAGAGAACATCTATGCTGATTTTAAAAAATATGTAGAGACAGAATTTTACGATGTCTTGCTGCAATATGACAAAGATAAGCTAGTGGGAGTAACGGCCATTTTCTGGTTGGTGGAAGACAACTACGTTTCGATCAATCGGGGGATCTTTGCCGCCAAGGACTATTCAGTGGTCGCCAAGCGCTATCTAGACTACATACAATCAAATTTCAAAGGTTATAAGTATTACATAAATACGGCTAAGGAGCATCAGAAGTCGATCGACTTTTACCATGCTCAGGGCTTTGAACTATTAGAGGATGCGGTTCTTTATAAGCTGGACGATTTTAGTGGCGTAAGTCTTATCAGCGGTATGGAAGAGCTGAATACCAGTAATCAGGATGAGATATACACCTACCTGGAGCCTGGAATAACAGAAGACACCTACTGGAACATAGAACGTTTAAAGCAGCAACCAGAAATGTTTATCATCATCGGCTTCTTTTTTGATGGGCTTAAAGGTGTCATCCAGGCACGAAAGTATAAAAACATTTCAGTTGAAATCGTCGGACTCGAAGCTGAAGAGACCCAAGTAAAAAAGGATCTCATGAACGCGCTGGCAAAGACATGCAAAGACAGAGGGTTCAAGTTGATCCAATTGTATACAGAACGACAAGAAGAAGTACAACTTGGCAAAGAACTAGGCTACACCTACTTCGATTCCAACGTCTGCTTCTTAAAAAAACTATAG